The Coccidioides posadasii str. Silveira chromosome 3, complete sequence genome contains a region encoding:
- the RCD1 gene encoding Cell differentiation protein rcd1 (EggNog:ENOG410PFZX~COG:S), producing the protein METGSELSKTVAIFIVQKILLDDIGLAYICATYERFYAVGSVLSNMVTQLVEQQTVRLLKHVVRCFLRLSDNNRAREALRQCLPEPLRDATFSSVLRDDAATKRCLAQLLINLSDNVVDTSAGPTI; encoded by the exons ATGGAAACCGGATCTGAGCTGAGCAAGACCGTGGCCATCTTTATCGTTCAAAAAATATTGCTCGACGATATCGGTCTCGCCTACATCTGTGCCACGTACGAACGTTTCTATGCTGTCGGCTCAGTCCTGAGCAACATGGTCACTCAGCTTGTTGAGCAGCAGACAGTTAGATTGCTCAAGCACGTCGTGCGCTGTTTCCTTCG ACTTAGCGACAACAACCGGGCGAGAGAAGCCCTTCGTCAATGTCTGCCGGAGCCACTTCGTGATGCTACATTCTCCTCTGTTCTCCGTGACGATGCTGCCACGAAACGATGCCTTGCTCAGCTTCTCATCAACCTCTCCGATAACGTTGTCGACACGTCTGCAGGTCCTACCATATAG